Proteins encoded in a region of the Candidatus Obscuribacter sp. genome:
- a CDS encoding GIY-YIG nuclease family protein: MLLKDLPVLIIDCQTTGASPQYGQILELGWSHYQPATDQDEPTITTRLIKQPVDTIVPERIKKITGITDSDMESAHSPIDVISELAAVVSASSASPLLAVAHWAQFEQSFISDFYATHDNSQLPFSFVCTCQIAKRLFPDLPSRAIRALGGYLGLTIDEEKRASGHVLATAFIWRELLPRLEAQGITTYEHLLEFVGRPLPKKSKTANAYELPLEKLKRLELPDKPGVYKMLGRTGKILYVGKATSLKSRVNSYFRGRKGKDSKTKELISQIHNIETIEVATPLEAALLETDLIKEYDPPYNRALRQKGRNLVFYSRDFDLVSTEQSVRCPIGPFVGEQAMMPLLVLTESLITGEFSEELFWNLAPLEIIEEGVALFIDNYLGQDGLTIGTIESLLNGELSLASDVTVRGLLALGLKLYRDELNSALQYERENQDSEIDTTLSLFDEADQSDQAMRRSIELQLTRDDDQLSEEDEEDDDEDEEAEIDAFAIEEMIVGILRRSAKMYWQCQSISRALNCQVLFKEGKLALRRLTFASGKITNAEVVDSAALSEDLKHHIASLGSKAKSKSYALLIPDAAPQYPWQNLNIDTYDRCRVLLTELGRLIARGRLLPLRQLVYFETKDQSQDSEVPALNVSGSATGGFSAS, translated from the coding sequence ATGCTCCTAAAAGACCTGCCGGTGTTGATTATTGATTGTCAGACAACTGGTGCCAGCCCTCAGTATGGACAAATACTTGAGCTTGGCTGGAGTCATTACCAGCCTGCCACTGACCAGGATGAGCCTACCATCACTACTCGTCTGATTAAGCAGCCTGTTGATACGATTGTGCCTGAGCGCATCAAAAAAATCACTGGTATTACCGATAGTGATATGGAGAGTGCTCACTCACCCATCGATGTCATAAGTGAGCTAGCGGCGGTCGTCTCGGCAAGCAGTGCCAGTCCGCTACTAGCAGTGGCTCACTGGGCTCAATTCGAGCAGTCTTTTATCAGTGATTTTTATGCCACCCATGATAATTCACAATTGCCTTTTTCATTTGTCTGCACCTGTCAAATTGCCAAAAGACTCTTCCCCGATTTGCCCTCGCGGGCCATTCGGGCTCTGGGCGGTTATCTGGGGCTCACTATCGACGAAGAAAAACGGGCAAGTGGGCATGTCCTGGCCACAGCCTTTATTTGGCGAGAGTTATTGCCCCGGCTTGAGGCTCAGGGCATTACTACCTATGAGCACCTACTTGAGTTTGTGGGACGTCCTTTGCCTAAAAAATCTAAGACAGCTAATGCTTATGAGCTACCCCTAGAAAAGTTGAAACGGCTGGAATTGCCTGATAAACCTGGCGTTTATAAAATGCTTGGTCGTACTGGCAAAATACTTTATGTGGGCAAGGCGACGTCGCTAAAAAGCCGCGTCAATAGTTATTTTAGAGGGCGCAAGGGTAAAGACTCAAAGACCAAAGAGCTAATCAGTCAAATCCACAATATCGAGACCATTGAGGTAGCAACACCTCTGGAGGCGGCCTTACTTGAGACTGACTTGATCAAAGAGTATGACCCTCCATATAACCGTGCTCTGCGCCAAAAAGGACGCAATCTGGTTTTTTACAGTCGTGATTTTGACCTTGTCTCCACTGAGCAGTCTGTCCGGTGTCCAATTGGTCCCTTTGTCGGGGAGCAAGCGATGATGCCGCTTTTGGTATTGACTGAGAGTCTTATCACTGGTGAGTTTAGCGAAGAATTGTTTTGGAATCTTGCTCCTCTAGAAATAATTGAAGAAGGCGTGGCTTTATTTATAGACAATTATCTGGGTCAAGATGGACTGACTATTGGCACAATCGAATCACTTTTAAATGGTGAGCTGAGCCTGGCCAGTGATGTTACAGTGCGAGGCTTATTGGCACTTGGTCTCAAGCTATATCGAGATGAGCTAAATAGTGCTTTGCAATATGAAAGAGAAAATCAAGATAGTGAAATTGATACAACTCTAAGTCTCTTTGATGAGGCAGATCAGTCAGACCAGGCAATGAGAAGAAGTATTGAATTGCAATTGACCAGAGATGATGATCAGTTGTCCGAAGAAGACGAAGAAGATGATGACGAGGATGAAGAAGCAGAGATAGACGCCTTTGCCATTGAAGAAATGATTGTCGGCATATTGCGCCGCTCAGCAAAAATGTACTGGCAATGCCAGAGTATCAGTCGCGCTCTTAATTGCCAGGTGCTATTTAAGGAGGGCAAATTGGCTTTGCGCCGGCTGACATTTGCCAGTGGCAAAATTACTAATGCTGAGGTAGTCGATAGCGCCGCTCTCAGCGAGGATTTAAAGCACCATATTGCTAGCCTGGGCAGTAAAGCCAAAAGCAAAAGCTATGCTCTCTTGATACCAGATGCAGCGCCACAGTATCCCTGGCAAAATCTCAATATCGACACTTACGACCGCTGTCGAGTGCTATTGACTGAGCTTGGTCGTCTTATTGCCAGAGGTCGGTTATTGCCCTTGCGCCAGCTGGTCTACTTTGAGACCAAAGACCAAAGCCAGGACTCAGAGGTCCCGGCTTTAAATGTCAGCGGCAGTGCTACTGGTGGTTTTAGCGCCAGTTAA
- a CDS encoding ATP-dependent DNA helicase has translation MQKKASVSISIKDFALPSPLTGSIEINSGYAQIFGGPLALAEDGRGIHSKLQKQRQKLYPAYKAEQRLAHKFESDNFVFAVSGRADGFIDGVRPTIEEIKSTINQNELSAKLKQEPHHPYRLQLATYAYIVHLDRGVVPVTRLLVVGNTEGAIDEFTVDFDPVQYESWLAKRLAELDKQVTSEIKARERRKTLSGQLTFPFESPRPGQKELIEELSSDIVDKSQVLIQAPTGLGKTAAVIFPLLRDALSRGQKLIYVTPKNSQHIGAQDALAHLREVGCRVKSMTLNAKARMCLKDEVICNPGYCEYARDYYDKLAQHKLVEKVGRMNSLTQETFKKIGEKYQVCPFELSLDAISQSDVVVADYNYVFSPRNTLGRFTYSLSKDFQKPNLVIDEAHNLPQRSCDYYSKSLSSAQIVATASDLSGLSAAEQTELRTALSEILFSISNVGRLTKQKDSKISLAPEMFEAALAKLTAVMVKRLAIRDTRNQPSIPGFDQAMQAKSAPPAVADKKGKVVQDPILALFNYVSDFQDCLAYEGDEFLHLYTRERKRDMSYDETLKVVCCDASSRLKLAHKEFAHVAAFSATIKPFQYFAQLSGFEPDELSCREYFSPFPRQNRKILVIPQVSTKYSDRERNYDKIAQAIARLTAVRAGNYFVFFPSFVFLEAVYARVKKMDLPQINLLKQESEISQSRAKEIIEALGVGSPTLVFAVQGGVFAEGVDYPGEMIIGAIIVGPGLPNYNFEREKIREYYEKRYGSGFDYAYIYPAMAKVIQAAGRVIRSDTDKGLIVLMDKRFTEPAYVGSMPLDWTKGGVESLVSQSLVKDITQFWQEHASGDKLPCS, from the coding sequence ATGCAAAAGAAAGCATCGGTATCAATATCAATCAAGGATTTTGCCCTGCCCTCGCCGCTGACTGGCAGTATCGAGATTAACTCAGGCTATGCCCAGATATTTGGCGGTCCTCTGGCTCTGGCAGAAGACGGTCGGGGTATCCATAGCAAACTGCAAAAGCAAAGGCAAAAGCTCTATCCTGCCTACAAAGCTGAGCAAAGGCTGGCTCATAAATTTGAGTCGGATAATTTTGTCTTTGCTGTATCTGGTCGAGCTGATGGATTTATCGATGGAGTCAGACCGACCATCGAAGAAATCAAAAGCACTATCAATCAAAACGAGCTGTCCGCTAAGCTCAAGCAAGAGCCGCACCATCCTTACCGGCTACAACTGGCTACATATGCCTATATAGTCCATCTGGATCGTGGTGTGGTACCAGTGACCAGGTTGCTTGTGGTCGGCAATACAGAGGGCGCCATTGATGAATTTACAGTGGACTTTGATCCTGTCCAGTACGAGAGCTGGCTGGCTAAGCGTTTGGCTGAATTAGATAAGCAAGTTACTTCAGAAATAAAAGCGCGAGAAAGACGTAAGACTCTCTCTGGTCAGCTGACATTTCCTTTTGAGTCGCCACGGCCTGGACAAAAAGAATTGATTGAAGAACTATCCAGCGATATTGTGGATAAGAGTCAAGTATTGATTCAGGCACCCACCGGTCTGGGTAAGACTGCAGCGGTGATTTTTCCTTTGTTGCGTGATGCTCTCAGTCGCGGTCAAAAGCTCATCTATGTAACACCAAAAAATAGTCAGCATATTGGTGCCCAGGATGCTCTGGCACATCTAAGAGAAGTAGGCTGTCGAGTCAAGTCGATGACTCTCAATGCCAAAGCGAGGATGTGTCTAAAAGACGAAGTGATTTGTAATCCTGGCTATTGTGAGTATGCCAGAGATTATTATGACAAGTTGGCGCAGCACAAATTGGTCGAAAAAGTAGGGCGGATGAACTCGCTTACTCAAGAGACTTTTAAAAAGATTGGTGAAAAATATCAGGTCTGTCCTTTTGAATTGTCGCTCGATGCTATCAGTCAAAGTGATGTTGTGGTGGCAGATTATAACTATGTCTTTTCGCCACGCAATACACTTGGACGCTTTACTTATTCGCTCTCTAAAGACTTCCAAAAACCCAATCTGGTCATCGATGAAGCCCATAACTTGCCGCAGCGCTCCTGCGATTATTACAGTAAGTCATTAAGCTCGGCGCAAATTGTTGCTACTGCTAGCGATCTCAGTGGCTTATCAGCTGCTGAGCAAACTGAGCTAAGGACAGCACTTTCTGAGATTTTGTTTTCGATTTCAAATGTGGGACGTTTGACCAAGCAAAAGGACAGCAAAATTAGTCTTGCTCCAGAAATGTTTGAAGCGGCTCTGGCCAAGCTAACAGCAGTGATGGTCAAGCGTCTGGCTATAAGAGACACGCGCAATCAGCCTTCTATTCCTGGATTTGATCAGGCCATGCAAGCAAAGTCCGCCCCACCTGCGGTTGCTGATAAAAAAGGTAAAGTGGTGCAGGATCCAATTCTTGCTTTGTTTAACTATGTCAGTGACTTTCAGGATTGTCTTGCTTATGAGGGCGATGAGTTTTTGCACTTATACACCCGTGAGCGCAAACGCGATATGAGTTATGACGAGACTCTCAAAGTGGTTTGCTGTGATGCATCCAGCAGACTCAAGCTGGCTCATAAAGAATTCGCGCATGTGGCGGCGTTTTCGGCCACAATTAAGCCATTTCAGTATTTTGCACAGTTGTCTGGTTTTGAACCTGATGAGCTGTCCTGCCGCGAATATTTTAGCCCTTTTCCCAGGCAGAATCGCAAAATCCTGGTGATACCACAAGTGTCCACCAAGTACTCGGACAGAGAACGCAATTATGACAAAATTGCCCAGGCTATAGCCCGGCTGACAGCCGTTAGAGCGGGCAATTATTTTGTCTTTTTTCCTAGTTTTGTTTTTCTTGAGGCGGTTTATGCGCGAGTCAAAAAGATGGACTTGCCTCAAATCAATTTACTCAAACAAGAAAGCGAAATTTCTCAAAGCCGCGCTAAAGAAATTATCGAAGCCCTGGGAGTTGGCAGTCCTACACTGGTATTTGCAGTGCAGGGCGGGGTCTTTGCTGAGGGCGTAGACTATCCCGGCGAAATGATTATTGGAGCAATAATCGTTGGTCCAGGTCTGCCTAACTATAATTTTGAACGCGAAAAAATCAGAGAATATTACGAGAAGCGCTATGGTAGCGGTTTTGACTATGCCTATATTTATCCAGCTATGGCTAAAGTGATTCAGGCTGCTGGTCGTGTGATTCGCTCTGATACCGATAAAGGCCTCATTGTGCTCATGGACAAGCGCTTTACCGAGCCAGCCTACGTAGGCTCTATGCCCCTTGATTGGACTAAAGGCGGTGTGGAGAGTCTAGTCTCGCAGAGTCTTGTCAAAGACATTACACAATTTTGGCAAGAGCATGCAAGTGGTGATAAATTGCCATGCTCCTAA
- a CDS encoding alpha/beta fold hydrolase — protein MSIKTVTAKSKSIVVAALLMALPVLPGFAPFSLSGVAIARDGEKAVKEKIIESVPPIWHWKSQDEKPKAVVLCLHELGMHGGVFNDLGTRLSQKGMAVYAMDLRGFGGWRIFSKKAGKMNIPASLKDIKQVVTALKSKYPDTKLFVLGEAMGGALALEAQARYGDLIDGTISSCPGGEHFGTFRNYTTVGGHFLTSPNKDFGMAKQLIDAASPRSSTREFLKSDPDVRLDLTATELMSCQFYMYKTRRFARAIKEDPVLIVQGMKDGESRPAGTERVFKSLSTKDKKFMQVADGDHYVFEDKTVNDKAFSDTVSWLDDHIKPQS, from the coding sequence GTGAGCATCAAAACGGTTACCGCCAAAAGCAAAAGCATAGTTGTGGCGGCCCTACTTATGGCTTTGCCGGTCTTGCCTGGTTTTGCTCCTTTTAGTCTTAGTGGAGTGGCTATTGCTCGGGATGGTGAAAAAGCCGTCAAAGAAAAAATCATCGAATCAGTGCCGCCAATCTGGCACTGGAAGTCTCAGGACGAAAAACCAAAGGCTGTCGTGCTCTGCCTCCATGAGCTTGGTATGCATGGTGGCGTCTTTAATGATCTAGGCACCAGACTGAGTCAAAAGGGTATGGCTGTTTATGCCATGGACTTGCGCGGTTTTGGCGGCTGGCGCATTTTTAGCAAAAAAGCTGGCAAGATGAATATTCCTGCTTCGCTCAAGGATATCAAACAAGTAGTCACAGCTCTCAAGTCCAAGTATCCCGATACCAAACTCTTTGTCCTTGGTGAAGCCATGGGTGGTGCTCTGGCCCTGGAAGCTCAAGCGCGCTATGGTGATTTGATTGACGGTACTATTTCATCTTGCCCGGGCGGCGAGCACTTTGGCACCTTCCGCAATTACACCACTGTTGGTGGACACTTCCTCACCAGCCCCAACAAAGACTTTGGCATGGCTAAACAGCTTATCGATGCTGCCAGTCCGCGTTCTTCTACTCGTGAATTTCTCAAAAGCGATCCGGATGTGAGATTGGATCTTACTGCCACGGAGCTGATGAGCTGTCAGTTTTATATGTACAAGACTAGACGTTTTGCCAGAGCAATCAAAGAAGATCCGGTCCTAATTGTGCAAGGTATGAAAGATGGCGAGTCCAGGCCTGCCGGCACCGAGCGGGTATTTAAAAGTCTGTCCACCAAGGACAAAAAGTTTATGCAGGTGGCCGACGGTGACCACTATGTCTTTGAAGACAAAACCGTTAACGATAAGGCTTTTAGTGATACAGTTAGCTGGCTGGACGACCATATCAAACCGCAATCCTAG
- a CDS encoding tetratricopeptide repeat protein — protein MNSFTRKYQKGTALGLALSTLLICCQAPGFAQGLVFKTFLEAGDNCASQGRYGEAEKNYKACLSELGSGDSESVSLTASGLKLRRDMLLKLAHVLAAQGKYGPAVAHLQKAQALLGKDATVFELAEGISEIGQMQRYEGKSKDSLASFTTARDMLKAALAKVKGADRSAYTDALSNSLMGVSIACQELGQNEAAEEALKQNIALYDQGADTSALCKAMEALAKLRVRQDRLTEAESLLTKSLDMRVAKGGESFDLVETLLPLSKLYFLQEKMDDGEAQLKRALAICNGLDAAKGTSRSALMVLCNVLDTMSEHYMEMGAYKKALSTASRQVELRQTLYGADHPKVADAVGRLAEIQYNAREYDKSLANYKKAIDIAEKAYGKEAPEVARYLNELGLVYLSLGKYDESKSVYERALTIVESARGKDHLDVATCLNNLALLKLNMGLLVEAQTLTERGLAIRKQALGGESPVVARNLVNLANILIAQKKYDDAESKLLEALKIQEAVYIQPAHSEKIETMLELGKVYLDSGKYEESQKYLEAVLKGDESIYGNASPPVASDLELLVKLFNAQRKPTEATPYAQRLRKVKLALLPGAGSQGVGDNEQEASVSGTASGTTNNGDGSTGSLTVASTIEQKNNVRAHGPTSAIKRPVRDKWALVIGISSFKDSSINLKYAAKDATDFKNYLISDAGFKSDHVRLLTNEQATRENIVADLGDKWLARRAHPDDLVVVYISSHGSAAKKEVANANFILPYEGNIHNVVLTGIPMQWFTVGVKELVKADRTLLVLDVCHGGAAAEEGAISGGKAIKRKAIEGIDMGALDVGEGQLVLASSLANQLSWESINYPNSVFTRRLIEGLKLKGKHTGINEAFNYMKNQVEDEVLRDRGELQAPVLRNSGWSGGDLSIACPVMADTFNYSEQASEDSPAVSTPKQTLSSKGIGNKTQSSTSTTSSAVKKYNAKRSK, from the coding sequence ATGAATAGCTTCACTCGAAAATACCAAAAAGGCACTGCGCTGGGTCTCGCCCTGTCAACGCTACTAATCTGTTGTCAGGCTCCGGGCTTTGCTCAGGGTCTGGTTTTTAAAACTTTTTTAGAGGCTGGCGACAACTGTGCCAGTCAGGGCCGTTATGGCGAAGCCGAAAAGAATTACAAAGCCTGTCTGAGCGAACTGGGCTCTGGCGACAGTGAGAGTGTCTCGCTTACTGCTAGCGGTCTTAAGCTCAGACGTGACATGTTGCTCAAGCTAGCCCATGTGCTGGCGGCTCAGGGCAAATATGGTCCGGCTGTGGCTCATTTGCAAAAGGCTCAGGCATTGCTTGGCAAAGACGCTACAGTTTTTGAGCTTGCCGAAGGTATCAGTGAAATCGGCCAGATGCAGCGCTATGAAGGCAAAAGCAAAGACAGCTTAGCCAGCTTTACTACCGCTCGCGATATGCTCAAAGCGGCATTGGCCAAAGTCAAAGGTGCAGATCGTAGCGCCTATACTGACGCACTTTCTAATAGCTTGATGGGTGTCAGTATTGCTTGTCAGGAGCTCGGGCAAAACGAAGCTGCCGAAGAAGCTCTCAAGCAAAATATAGCTCTTTATGACCAGGGGGCTGATACCAGTGCTCTCTGTAAGGCTATGGAAGCGCTGGCTAAGCTGCGCGTCAGGCAAGATCGATTGACCGAAGCTGAGTCTCTTTTGACCAAGTCGCTTGATATGAGAGTGGCCAAAGGAGGCGAGTCGTTTGACCTGGTGGAGACATTATTGCCTCTGTCCAAACTATATTTTTTACAAGAAAAAATGGATGATGGTGAAGCTCAGCTTAAACGAGCGCTGGCTATTTGCAATGGATTGGACGCAGCTAAGGGCACCAGTCGCAGTGCCTTGATGGTGCTTTGCAATGTGCTTGATACCATGAGTGAGCACTATATGGAGATGGGCGCCTACAAAAAAGCCCTCTCCACTGCCTCGCGTCAAGTTGAGCTGAGGCAGACACTCTACGGCGCTGACCATCCCAAAGTCGCTGATGCGGTTGGCCGTCTAGCCGAAATACAATACAACGCCAGAGAATATGATAAATCACTGGCTAACTACAAAAAGGCAATTGATATCGCCGAAAAAGCCTATGGCAAAGAGGCTCCCGAGGTGGCGCGCTATCTCAATGAGCTAGGTCTGGTCTATCTATCTCTTGGTAAATATGATGAGAGTAAGTCTGTTTACGAAAGAGCCCTGACTATCGTCGAAAGCGCACGCGGTAAGGATCATCTGGACGTAGCTACCTGTCTCAATAATCTTGCTTTGCTAAAGCTCAATATGGGACTATTGGTTGAGGCTCAAACTCTGACCGAGCGCGGTCTGGCTATCCGTAAACAGGCTCTGGGTGGCGAATCACCTGTGGTGGCACGCAATCTGGTAAATCTGGCCAATATCTTGATTGCTCAAAAAAAATATGATGACGCCGAGAGCAAATTACTGGAAGCTCTGAAGATACAAGAAGCGGTTTACATACAGCCAGCCCACTCCGAAAAAATCGAGACGATGCTCGAGCTGGGTAAAGTCTATCTCGATAGTGGCAAATACGAAGAGTCGCAAAAATATCTGGAAGCAGTGCTAAAGGGCGACGAGAGTATCTATGGTAATGCATCACCGCCGGTGGCAAGCGATCTGGAGCTACTAGTTAAGCTGTTTAATGCACAACGTAAACCAACTGAAGCTACTCCTTATGCCCAGAGACTGCGCAAAGTAAAACTAGCCCTATTGCCAGGCGCTGGCTCGCAAGGTGTCGGTGATAATGAGCAAGAGGCAAGTGTCAGTGGTACTGCATCAGGTACTACAAACAATGGTGATGGCTCTACTGGCAGCTTGACGGTAGCTAGCACAATTGAGCAAAAAAACAACGTGCGTGCCCATGGTCCTACCAGCGCCATCAAGCGTCCAGTGCGCGACAAGTGGGCCCTTGTGATTGGCATTAGCTCCTTTAAGGATAGCTCTATCAATCTCAAGTATGCAGCTAAAGACGCCACAGACTTCAAAAATTATCTGATCTCTGACGCTGGTTTTAAGTCTGACCATGTAAGACTATTGACCAATGAGCAGGCCACAAGAGAAAACATTGTTGCCGACCTTGGTGATAAGTGGCTGGCTCGCCGCGCTCATCCGGACGATCTGGTGGTGGTTTATATCAGTAGCCATGGCAGTGCTGCCAAAAAAGAAGTAGCCAATGCTAACTTTATATTGCCATACGAGGGCAATATCCATAATGTGGTTTTGACCGGCATACCAATGCAGTGGTTTACGGTAGGTGTCAAAGAGCTGGTCAAAGCCGATCGTACTTTGCTGGTGCTCGATGTCTGCCACGGTGGTGCTGCTGCCGAAGAAGGCGCTATCAGTGGTGGTAAAGCAATTAAGCGCAAAGCCATTGAGGGCATTGATATGGGTGCTCTTGATGTCGGTGAAGGACAGCTTGTTCTGGCTTCGTCTCTGGCTAATCAACTCTCCTGGGAATCCATTAATTATCCCAACAGTGTTTTTACCAGACGATTGATTGAAGGGCTTAAGCTCAAGGGCAAGCATACTGGTATCAACGAAGCCTTTAACTACATGAAAAACCAGGTAGAAGACGAAGTCCTGCGTGACAGGGGCGAATTGCAAGCACCAGTATTGCGTAATTCGGGCTGGAGTGGTGGCGATTTGTCTATTGCCTGTCCAGTTATGGCCGATACCTTTAACTATAGTGAGCAGGCAAGCGAGGACAGCCCAGCTGTAAGTACACCAAAACAAACTCTATCATCAAAGGGCATAGGCAACAAAACCCAGTCCAGTACAAGCACTACTAGTAGTGCGGTCAAAAAATACAATGCAAAGAGGAGCAAATAA
- a CDS encoding matrixin family metalloprotease, with amino-acid sequence MNQAQLFYNKTITLLLLGSLVVTGTALPVSAYDQFLFGAPHNIKVWDDNSDPKRVTDMLLSPACQLANDVLVESYLSQVVVDKQKQLITLNRLEPALSASLSEQKQLRDYLSISELILLQRMHRQGDYHRYLSRYVTALYKKETRQKSSDIDLLLRRLKELHVQGNGLYLNLASIILEASAKDKRYKLDSTQRLTMERWLALSRGESLPPLPVLPEGTTGGDLSYQALLSYIASRPEQTDNDRLKTLVKDCLASYDREPVEDLFYSVPARLDCIKLDSTIAEEQTMRVLDGLRMREKFDRPNTPEIMAQPLREVLSQLNEMQLTPDGEPVPDKPVNDAPLSDEQKAGLRKVLDKITVLAYLYKVDQRQEDAGRLYRLLYGYITKYFKDDWSLLGGISYDLAENAMWNESYDESIFYFDKSIKARGNGHPHSLESQTTKGMLGRVFINKWDNDSARQYYFDLMYKLAGLESTSYGDDPESARAICDLLLKKWMTASPEMRRHIDELIQGLADASVNGKRYDIARVLDQCLLTIKLKAVPPDPSAVMSVYWQMAWSEQNALDFERAAFAYSALIRDYPDEPSSTQAMWYQARAQCYDLLGKFDQARDDYREAIVYLKDNYRSEKDPVAKDRIYWNIADIRYNLKSRYLIYKSHYDDGLYTCFFSKKKFPLKVYLASDRKNGFGGELRALMLKAIKEWTDFDGSPITVKFVDNSSDADIFVERVTTYNDIPLGSAGRSSALYVRDSESHDDTRQLQKIHIRCYCESYDGVEGQKVSSFARAHLYTLFIHEFGHAIGLPHSPNGLDVMYWKACAMKPSERDKETIKRIYSTLEKELAAKSAAKAGSASKSR; translated from the coding sequence ATGAATCAAGCTCAGCTATTTTACAACAAAACTATTACCTTGCTCTTGCTCGGTAGTCTTGTCGTGACTGGCACTGCTTTGCCAGTCTCTGCCTATGATCAGTTTTTGTTTGGCGCGCCGCACAATATAAAGGTCTGGGACGATAATAGTGACCCTAAAAGGGTGACAGATATGCTCCTGTCACCAGCTTGCCAGCTAGCTAATGATGTTTTGGTGGAGTCTTATTTGTCTCAAGTGGTTGTGGACAAACAAAAGCAGTTAATCACGCTTAATCGACTTGAGCCAGCTTTAAGCGCCAGTCTCTCAGAGCAAAAGCAATTGCGGGACTATTTATCAATCAGTGAGCTGATTTTGTTGCAAAGGATGCACCGGCAGGGTGACTATCACCGCTATTTGAGCCGCTATGTCACTGCTCTCTATAAAAAAGAGACGCGTCAAAAAAGCAGTGATATTGACTTGCTTCTGCGCCGCCTCAAAGAATTACATGTGCAAGGTAATGGTCTTTATCTTAATCTGGCTAGTATTATTTTGGAGGCAAGCGCAAAGGATAAGCGCTATAAGCTGGATAGCACACAAAGATTGACTATGGAGCGCTGGCTGGCGCTCAGTCGAGGAGAGTCTCTGCCGCCTCTGCCAGTTTTGCCAGAGGGCACTACTGGTGGTGACTTGAGTTATCAGGCATTGTTGTCGTACATCGCCAGTCGGCCAGAGCAGACTGACAACGATAGACTTAAGACTCTGGTTAAAGATTGTCTGGCCAGTTATGACAGAGAGCCAGTGGAGGATCTGTTTTATTCGGTGCCAGCTCGCCTGGATTGTATCAAGCTCGACTCCACCATTGCCGAAGAACAGACTATGCGCGTACTCGATGGACTGAGGATGCGCGAAAAATTTGACCGTCCCAATACACCTGAGATTATGGCTCAACCTCTAAGAGAGGTACTCTCTCAGTTAAACGAAATGCAGTTAACGCCTGATGGTGAGCCAGTCCCTGATAAGCCAGTTAATGATGCGCCACTTAGTGATGAGCAAAAGGCTGGATTGCGTAAAGTGCTCGACAAAATAACTGTGCTGGCTTATCTGTATAAAGTCGATCAAAGGCAGGAAGATGCAGGGCGTCTCTACCGTTTGCTTTACGGCTATATCACAAAATATTTTAAAGATGATTGGAGTTTGCTTGGTGGAATAAGTTATGACCTGGCCGAAAACGCCATGTGGAATGAGTCTTATGATGAGTCTATTTTTTACTTTGATAAGAGTATAAAAGCTCGTGGTAATGGACATCCCCATAGCCTTGAGAGCCAGACCACTAAAGGGATGCTGGGTCGCGTTTTTATCAATAAATGGGATAACGATAGCGCCAGACAATACTATTTTGATTTGATGTATAAACTGGCTGGACTGGAGTCAACTAGTTATGGCGATGACCCAGAGTCGGCAAGGGCCATTTGTGATCTGCTCTTAAAAAAATGGATGACAGCCAGCCCTGAGATGCGTCGTCATATCGATGAGCTAATCCAGGGTCTAGCTGATGCTTCGGTTAATGGCAAACGTTATGACATTGCTCGTGTTTTGGATCAATGTCTCCTTACCATCAAGCTAAAGGCTGTGCCGCCAGACCCCAGTGCTGTTATGTCTGTGTACTGGCAGATGGCCTGGTCCGAGCAAAACGCCCTTGATTTTGAGCGCGCTGCTTTTGCCTATAGCGCATTGATACGCGATTATCCCGATGAGCCTTCCAGCACGCAGGCGATGTGGTATCAGGCCAGAGCCCAGTGCTATGACTTGCTTGGCAAATTTGATCAAGCTAGAGATGACTACAGAGAGGCGATTGTCTATCTCAAAGATAACTACAGAAGCGAAAAGGATCCTGTTGCTAAAGACCGCATCTACTGGAACATTGCTGATATTCGCTATAACTTGAAGAGCCGCTATTTGATCTATAAGTCGCACTATGACGATGGACTCTACACGTGCTTTTTTAGCAAGAAAAAATTCCCTCTTAAAGTATATCTAGCCAGTGATCGCAAAAATGGCTTTGGTGGTGAGCTTAGAGCGCTAATGCTAAAAGCAATAAAGGAGTGGACTGACTTTGACGGCTCCCCTATCACAGTCAAATTTGTAGATAATAGTAGTGATGCCGACATTTTTGTTGAGCGTGTTACTACTTACAATGACATACCACTTGGCTCAGCGGGGCGCAGCAGCGCTCTGTATGTGCGCGACAGTGAGAGTCATGATGACACCAGACAATTACAAAAGATCCATATCAGATGTTATTGCGAAAGTTATGACGGTGTTGAAGGACAAAAAGTAAGTTCATTTGCTCGGGCTCATTTGTACACTCTGTTTATCCATGAGTTTGGTCATGCCATAGGTTTGCCGCATTCACCTAATGGGTTGGATGTCATGTACTGGAAGGCTTGTGCGATGAAGCCATCTGAACGTGACAAAGAAACGATTAAGCGTATATACAGCACCTTAGAAAAAGAACTGGCGGCTAAAAGCGCAGCCAAGGCTGGCTCTGCTAGTAAGAGCCGATAG